The following are from one region of the Silene latifolia isolate original U9 population chromosome 9, ASM4854445v1, whole genome shotgun sequence genome:
- the LOC141599876 gene encoding uncharacterized protein LOC141599876 — MEAHQQEEEEEQVINQKHKLLIRIGSKRRTWVAVFILVYGIIFYFSWNLLQTILTWHKTSVSSATSPAMVVYAAVMLGLVFGVMSMAAAFAVAMPAMVVTWITILVLLAFFGKSRRDLVVEGKKLTAEISGILIKILIKEGNFVAALCAVLGYFMLLRNRPDEGVR; from the coding sequence ATGGAAGCCCAtcaacaagaagaagaagaagaacaagtaATAAACCAAAAGCACAAGTTACTGATAAGAATAGGGTCGAAAAGGAGGACATGGGTAGCTGTATTTATACTAGTATATGGTATAATCTTCTATTTTTCATGGAATCTACTTCAAACAATCCTTACATGGCACAAGACCAGTGTATCCTCAGCTACATCGCCTGCTATGGTTGTATACGCAGCGGTGATGCTGGGATTGGTATTCGGGGTGATGTCGATGGCGGCTGCGTTTGCGGTTGCGATGCCGGCTATGGTTGTAACATGGATTACCATTTTGGTACTTTTAGCTTTCTTTGGTAAAAGTAGAAGGGATCTTGTTGTTGAAGGTAAGAAATTGACGGCTGAGATTTCTGGGATTTTAATCAAGATCTTGATTAAAGAAGGGAATTTTGTGGCTGCTCTTTGTGCTGTTTTGGGTTACTTTATGCTTCTTAGGAATCGTCCAGATGAAGGCGTAAGATAA